The following proteins are co-located in the Bacillus pumilus genome:
- a CDS encoding AraC family transcriptional regulator, whose protein sequence is MDYYERIQHSIEFIEKNLQNDMSINDISSKSCFSTFHFQRLFQAITGFSVQEYIRNRRLTEAARLLKETKQNVLDIAVTFQYGSQEAFTRAFVHFFGMTPGRYRKEEIVLKQQHKMNFLEYQYKLEGEFNMNKPVITQLNKVYMIGYEYRTNLYNENYFTEIPSFYIDFGKKEYYKRIPKKIAPHMAYGVSTHFQDDGRFSFVVEEEVEESNIELEEGFVQLVIPEGKYAAFKVSGSNELVQNTRRYIYGSWLPHSNYERADGPDFEITDVLHSTYPNDMKMRIYIPIEG, encoded by the coding sequence ATGGATTACTATGAGAGAATACAACATTCAATTGAGTTTATTGAGAAGAATCTGCAAAACGATATGAGTATAAATGATATATCCTCGAAATCCTGTTTTTCAACGTTTCATTTTCAGCGTCTTTTTCAAGCCATTACAGGTTTTTCTGTGCAAGAGTATATCAGGAATAGAAGGCTTACAGAAGCTGCTAGGTTACTGAAAGAAACAAAACAGAATGTCTTAGATATAGCGGTTACTTTCCAGTATGGTTCTCAAGAAGCGTTTACTCGTGCCTTTGTACATTTTTTTGGTATGACACCTGGTAGGTATCGAAAAGAGGAGATTGTGTTAAAGCAACAACACAAAATGAACTTTTTGGAGTACCAATATAAGCTAGAAGGTGAATTCAATATGAATAAACCCGTTATCACTCAATTAAACAAAGTTTATATGATTGGTTACGAGTATAGAACGAATCTGTATAACGAGAATTATTTCACTGAAATTCCATCGTTTTATATTGATTTTGGAAAAAAGGAGTATTATAAACGTATTCCTAAGAAAATAGCACCTCATATGGCTTACGGTGTATCTACTCATTTTCAAGATGATGGCCGTTTTTCGTTTGTTGTTGAAGAAGAAGTGGAGGAATCCAATATAGAATTAGAAGAAGGATTTGTACAATTGGTCATTCCTGAGGGGAAATATGCAGCATTTAAAGTGAGTGGAAGCAATGAATTGGTGCAAAACACCAGGAGGTATATCTATGGAAGCTGGCTGCCACATTCAAATTATGAAAGAGCGGATGGACCAGACTTTGAAATAACAGATGTCTTACATTCGACGTACCCAAATGATATGAAAATGAGAATCTATATTCCAATTGAGGGATAG
- a CDS encoding cupin domain-containing protein, translating to MYYYPNMYPYQYPYYVHVPMNNYDRQSVYWNIPVEGHANSSFRFSNDDAASILSKDYGAEPFAVNINEATKKNNTYRTALWTGTHLQVTLMSLNAGEDIGLEMHPNVDQFLRVEQGQGIVQMGKRKDKLNFRRNIYDDTAILIPAGTWHNVTNTGNVPLKLYSIYAPPNHPFGTIHVTKADAVAAEEGDGHGNENTVIFGRTPDEWIKHTEFLVNEGLEDVKKGINATHILQEFILMGVLVGKGYSPESAYETVEEWERTGESKLLQKSKKYVGLE from the coding sequence ATGTATTACTATCCAAATATGTATCCATATCAATATCCTTATTATGTTCATGTACCAATGAATAACTATGATAGACAGTCTGTTTATTGGAATATTCCTGTTGAGGGACATGCAAACAGTTCTTTTCGTTTTTCCAATGATGATGCTGCAAGCATTTTATCAAAAGATTATGGAGCAGAACCGTTTGCCGTTAATATCAATGAGGCTACAAAGAAAAACAATACGTACCGTACCGCCTTATGGACAGGAACTCATTTGCAAGTTACCTTAATGAGTCTCAATGCTGGCGAAGATATCGGTTTGGAAATGCACCCTAACGTTGACCAATTCTTACGTGTTGAACAAGGTCAGGGGATTGTTCAAATGGGCAAAAGGAAAGATAAATTAAATTTTAGAAGAAATATCTATGATGATACTGCAATACTGATACCTGCTGGAACATGGCACAATGTAACCAATACAGGTAATGTTCCGCTTAAACTTTATTCAATATATGCTCCTCCTAACCACCCGTTTGGTACTATTCATGTAACAAAGGCAGATGCAGTGGCTGCGGAAGAAGGTGACGGTCACGGCAATGAAAATACAGTTATTTTTGGCAGAACTCCAGATGAATGGATAAAGCACACGGAATTTTTGGTAAACGAAGGGTTAGAGGATGTTAAAAAAGGAATAAATGCTACACACATTCTCCAAGAATTTATTCTAATGGGCGTTCTTGTAGGAAAAGGGTATTCTCCCGAAAGTGCATATGAAACAGTAGAAGAATGGGAACGTACAGGAGAATCCAAACTTCTTCAGAAAAGTAAAAAATATGTAGGATTAGAGTAA